From the Sulfuricurvum sp. genome, one window contains:
- a CDS encoding HlyD family type I secretion periplasmic adaptor subunit codes for MNTPQTQLVTPEQLPSPQTDDRTYRRLGWIVLGFFVGIFGIWASFAPLSSSIPAPGKVIVASKNQEIQHLEGGIIKNILVSDGDSVKANQPLIELDTTQSRAQLDISLSQYYEEVALEARLIAERDNGSTIVFPSDLLSMENQATKTMIAEGQKREFTARKNQLTEEKNIFLQRIEQLKNQITGLEAVIASKSDLSRSYNDEIAEWEVLYKQQLIDKMKLRDIQRQKLSIDGDISNAKSDIARFRAQIAENNAQILNQHQTFYKDVVAELRDTQTKLGDLRARISALKDTLARTTLRAPLDGIVTNLAVHTIGGVIPQGRPVMEIVPNNEPLIIEGKIVASDAINVYDHLKAEIRFPSFAHIKSLDIVEGEVVFVAPDAVQDEKSQMLFYPVKVKVTENGKKELQKNHLLIQAGMPADVMIIVKSRTFADYLIEPITNIARRAFNEQ; via the coding sequence ATGAATACACCACAAACACAACTCGTAACTCCGGAGCAACTACCGTCACCACAAACCGATGATCGTACTTACCGACGATTAGGATGGATTGTATTAGGTTTTTTTGTCGGTATTTTCGGCATTTGGGCATCATTCGCACCCCTTAGTAGTTCGATTCCTGCACCGGGTAAAGTCATTGTTGCATCCAAAAATCAAGAGATACAACATCTTGAAGGTGGAATTATTAAAAATATTTTGGTGAGTGATGGAGACAGTGTAAAGGCGAATCAACCTCTTATAGAACTCGATACTACCCAATCGCGTGCACAGCTCGATATCTCTTTATCCCAATACTATGAAGAAGTAGCTCTTGAAGCTCGTCTTATTGCTGAGAGGGATAATGGTTCTACTATCGTATTTCCAAGTGATTTGTTATCGATGGAAAACCAAGCAACCAAAACAATGATCGCTGAAGGACAAAAAAGAGAATTTACAGCACGGAAAAATCAACTCACTGAAGAGAAAAATATCTTTTTGCAACGTATTGAACAGCTGAAAAATCAAATAACCGGCTTAGAAGCAGTTATTGCCAGCAAAAGTGATCTTTCTCGTTCGTATAACGATGAGATTGCTGAATGGGAAGTCCTTTATAAACAACAACTCATTGATAAAATGAAGCTTCGCGATATTCAACGTCAAAAATTGAGTATCGATGGAGATATTTCCAATGCCAAATCTGATATTGCTCGTTTTCGTGCTCAGATTGCCGAAAACAATGCCCAAATACTCAATCAGCATCAAACATTTTATAAAGATGTCGTAGCAGAGTTACGTGATACACAAACCAAATTAGGGGATTTACGGGCACGAATATCTGCATTAAAAGATACCTTAGCACGTACCACATTGCGTGCGCCACTTGATGGGATTGTTACCAATTTAGCAGTACATACCATAGGGGGAGTTATACCGCAAGGACGCCCAGTTATGGAAATTGTCCCTAATAATGAACCGCTTATTATTGAAGGTAAAATAGTAGCGAGTGATGCAATCAATGTATATGATCATTTAAAAGCGGAGATTCGATTCCCGAGCTTTGCCCATATTAAATCACTCGATATTGTAGAAGGAGAAGTTGTTTTTGTAGCCCCTGATGCAGTTCAAGATGAAAAGAGTCAAATGCTTTTTTATCCGGTTAAAGTAAAAGTTACGGAAAATGGTAAAAAAGAGCTTCAAAAAAATCATCTTCTAATACAAGCAGGGATGCCTGCTGATGTAATGATTATTGTCAAAAGCCGTACATTTGCCGATTATTTGATCGAACCGATTACAAATATTGCACGAAGAGCATTTAATGAACAATAA
- a CDS encoding type I secretion system permease/ATPase yields MTKLKNPQSSELLEVIKTSKHAFYFAGLVSLFINLLMLVPSLYMLQLYDRVLASRSQETLLMLTLIVVVMFGVMGTLEFVRSRILIRVGNTIDSKMSTRLFNTMFALANKTPGKSTSQPLSDLTQIRQFLTGTPLFAFFDAPWIPIYIAIMFMFHYWLGWFAIFAAIIAFALTIINEKRTKKSLEESNRYFQQSQSFIQTSLRNSEIIEAMGMHANVRNRWYKRYIAFLNEQSRASDEAGLWSNLSKTTRMLMQSLVLGLGGYLAIVGEMSPGMMIAGSILMGRALAPIDLMTSTWKQFSGARSAYARLNKLLDEFPEAAKPTPLPDPKGFIDLESIVVLPPESKVPSLKGISLSIKAGEIVGIIGPSAAGKSSLARAVLGVWPLYSGKVRIDGAEIGHYDRGILGSFIGYLPQDIELFDGTITENIARYEDPKPEMVVEAAMVAGVHEMILQLPKGYDTPIGPGGVALSGGQRQRIGLARALYGYPKIVVLDEPNSNLDDAGERALVQAVSEMKKRNITVLLITHRPSILGIADKIALLREGQLQLFGTRDEVMAALAPKPAVSTQGNEA; encoded by the coding sequence ATGACTAAACTCAAAAATCCCCAATCCTCTGAACTTTTAGAGGTTATTAAAACTTCCAAACACGCTTTTTATTTTGCAGGTTTAGTGAGTCTATTCATCAACCTCCTCATGTTGGTTCCATCTCTTTATATGCTTCAACTCTATGATCGTGTTTTGGCGAGCCGTTCACAAGAGACATTATTGATGTTAACACTCATCGTTGTTGTCATGTTTGGGGTTATGGGGACATTGGAATTTGTCCGCTCACGCATTCTCATCCGTGTGGGTAATACAATCGATTCTAAAATGTCTACGCGTCTTTTTAACACGATGTTTGCATTGGCCAATAAAACCCCCGGTAAATCAACCTCTCAGCCACTCAGTGATTTGACACAAATACGTCAATTTCTAACCGGAACACCACTGTTTGCTTTTTTTGATGCCCCATGGATACCTATCTACATCGCTATTATGTTTATGTTCCATTATTGGCTCGGATGGTTTGCAATTTTTGCGGCTATTATTGCATTTGCTTTGACAATTATCAATGAAAAACGGACTAAAAAGAGTCTTGAAGAATCAAATCGCTATTTTCAACAATCGCAAAGCTTTATACAAACCAGTTTACGCAACTCAGAAATTATTGAGGCAATGGGGATGCATGCAAACGTCCGTAACCGTTGGTATAAGCGCTATATTGCATTTTTGAATGAACAATCGCGCGCAAGTGATGAAGCAGGGTTATGGTCCAATCTTTCAAAAACAACCCGTATGCTAATGCAATCATTGGTCTTGGGGCTCGGTGGCTATTTGGCGATTGTTGGTGAAATGTCTCCGGGGATGATGATTGCCGGCTCGATTTTGATGGGACGTGCTTTGGCGCCGATTGATTTGATGACAAGTACATGGAAACAATTTAGCGGAGCACGCAGTGCGTATGCACGGCTCAATAAACTCTTGGATGAATTTCCAGAAGCTGCTAAACCTACACCCTTGCCGGATCCAAAAGGATTTATCGATCTCGAATCGATTGTCGTTCTCCCCCCTGAGTCAAAAGTCCCTTCACTCAAAGGGATATCCCTCTCCATTAAAGCAGGAGAGATAGTAGGAATTATCGGACCGAGTGCTGCGGGCAAATCCTCTCTTGCACGAGCAGTTTTAGGCGTATGGCCTCTATATTCGGGCAAAGTTCGGATCGATGGAGCCGAAATCGGTCATTATGATAGAGGAATACTCGGTTCATTTATCGGCTATCTACCTCAGGATATCGAACTTTTTGATGGTACGATTACCGAAAATATTGCCCGTTATGAAGATCCAAAACCTGAAATGGTGGTTGAAGCGGCCATGGTTGCAGGGGTACATGAGATGATTTTACAACTCCCAAAAGGATACGATACCCCAATAGGACCAGGTGGTGTAGCACTCTCAGGTGGGCAACGTCAACGTATCGGATTAGCACGAGCCCTCTATGGTTATCCTAAAATCGTAGTCTTGGATGAACCGAATTCCAATCTCGATGATGCTGGAGAACGAGCCTTGGTTCAAGCGGTGAGTGAAATGAAAAAACGTAACATTACCGTTCTGCTCATCACCCATAGACCATCTATTTTAGGGATAGCCGATAAAATAGCACTGCTTCGAGAAGGACAACTTCAACTTTTTGGTACACGTGATGAAGTGATGGCAGCATTAGCACCGAAACCAGCGGTAAGTACACAAGGAAACGAAGCATGA